Proteins from a genomic interval of Zonotrichia leucophrys gambelii isolate GWCS_2022_RI unplaced genomic scaffold, RI_Zleu_2.0 Scaffold_241_78452, whole genome shotgun sequence:
- the LOC135441321 gene encoding olfactory receptor 14J1-like has translation MSNSSSIRHFLLLALADTRQLQLLHFCLLLGISLAALLGNGLIISAVACGHHLHTPMFFFLLNLALSDLGSICTTVPKAMHNSLWDTRYISYTGCAAQLFFFLFFIGAEFYLLTIMCYDRYVSICKPLHYGTLLGSRACAHMAAAAWASGFFTALLLTANTFSLPLCHGNALGQFFCEIPQILKLSCSKSFLREYGLIVISACLSFGSFVFIVFSYVQIFRAVLRIPSEQGRHKAFSTCLPHLAMVTVFISTGTSLYLKPPSMSSPSLDLALSVLYSVVPPALNPLIYSLRNQELKAAVWRMMTGWFQKH, from the coding sequence atgtccaacagcagctccatcaggcacttcctcctgctggcactggcagacacgcggcagctgcagctcctgcacttctgcctcttgctgggcatctccctggctgccctcctgggcaacggcctcatcatcagcgccgtagcctgcggccaccacctgcacacgcccatgttcttcttcctgctcaacctggccctcagcgacctgggctccatctgcaccactgtccccaaagccatgcacaattccctctgggacactaGGTACATTtcctacactggatgtgctgctcagctgtttttctttctgttcttcattgGAGCAGAGTTTTATCtgctgaccatcatgtgctacgaccgctacgtgtccatctgcaaacccctgcactacgggaccctcctgggcagcagagcttgtgcccacatggcagcagctgcctgggccagtggctttTTCACTGCTCTTCTGCTtacagccaatacattttccctgcccctgtgccatggtaatgccctgggccagttcttctgtgaaatcccccagatcctcaagctctcctgctccaaatccttcCTCAGGGAATATGGGCTCATTGTTATTAGTGCCTGCTTATCATTTGGcagttttgtgttcattgttttctcctatgtgcagatcttcagggctgtgctgaggatcccctctgagcagggacggcacaaagccttttccacctgcctccctcacctggccatGGTCACCGTGTTCATCAGCACTGGTACTTCTTTGTACTTGAAGCCCCCCTCtatgtcctccccatccctggatctggccctgtcagttctgtactcggtggtgcctccagccctgaaccctctcatctacagcctgaggaaccaggagctcaaggctgcagtgtggagaatgatgactggatggtttcagaaacattaa